The Blautia obeum ATCC 29174 region ATACTGCATCTTCACCGATACCGTCTTTGCTTTCCTGTACAAGGATTTCTTTTGCAAATGCAAGGTTCACGAAGGATTTCTTGCATGCTTCGTATCTTGCACATGTATCCGCATCCTTACCTACGATGTAAAGGCTGGTTTTGCGGTTCATCGGCACGTTCATTTCTGTACGTGTGTTACGGATACCGCGAATTGCTTCTTTAAAGCTTTCCACTGCTTTTTCTGCCTCCGGGAAGGACCATGCTTCCTGGAATACCGGCCAGTCAGAAATCATGATAGATTCTTCTTCAGGAAGAAGTGTGCAGTAGATTTCTTCTGTGATGAATGGCATGTATGGATGAAGCAGTTTCAGTCCTTCTGTCAGGGCTGTACGAAGTGTCCAGAGTGCATTATTTGCAGCCTTCGGATCTTCTTCTGCTTTCCAGAGGCGAACTTTTGCCATCTCGATATACCAGTCACAGAGCTCATCCCACAGGAAGTCATAAACCTTCTGTACTGCGATTCCAAGCTCATATTTGTCCATGTTGTCTGTAACTTCACGGATCACTGTATTGAGTTTGGAAAGAATCCATTTATCTTCAAGGCAAAGCTCATTTAAATCTGCAGGTTCAGTAACTGTCTTGCCTTCCAGGTTCATCATAATGAATCGGGATGCATTCCAGATCTTGTTTGCAAAGTTACGGCTGGATTCTACTCGCTCCCAGTAGAAACGCATGTCGTTTCCAGGTGCATTTCCTGTGATCAGTGTCAGACGAAGTGCATCTGCGCCGTATTTATCAATAACTTCCAGCGGATCGATACCATTTCCAAGAGATTTACTCATCTTACGTCCCTGTGAGTCACGTACAAGACCATGGATCAGTACATGGTGGAATGGAACTTCTCCTGTCTGCTCAAGAGCGGAGAATACCATACGGATAACCCAGAAGAAGATAATGTCGTATCCTGTTACAAGAACATCTGTCGGATAGAAGTATTCGAGTTCCGGTGTTTTGTCCGGCCATCCAAGTGTGGAGAACGGCCACAAAGCGGAACTGAACCAGGTATCCAGAGTATCCTCATCCTGGTGGAAATGTGTGCATCCACATTTCGGGCATTTTTCCGGCATTTCTCTTGCAACGACAACTTCACCGCACTCATCACAGTAGTAAGCCGGGATTCTGTGTCCCCACCAGAGCTGACGGGAAATGCACCAATCACGGATATTTTCCAGCCAGTGCAGATATGTCTTACCAAAGCTTGCCGGAACAAATTCCAATTCACCCGGTCTTAAGGATTCCATAGCTGCTTTTGCCATCTCGTCCATACGAACAAACCACTGCGGTTTGATCATTGGCTCTACGGTTGTGCCACAACGGTCATGCGTACCAACACTGTGATTATGTGGAACAACTTTTACGAGAAGTCCCTGCGCTTCAAGATCTGCTACCATTGCTTTACGGGCTTCGTAGCGGTCCATACCTGCATATTTGCCACCAAGAGAATTGATGGTAGCATCATCATTCAGAATATTGATTTCCTCCAGATTATGACGTTTGCCTACTTCAAAGTCATTCGGATCATGTGCCGGTGTAATTTTTACACATCCTGTTCCAAATTCTTTGTCAACATACTCATCCGCAATAACCGGGATCTCACGGTCAGTCAACGGCAGTTTCAGCATTTTGCCGATCAGATCTTTGTATCTTTCATCATCCGGATTGACTGCAACTGCAGTATCTCCGAGAAGTGTTTCCGGACGTGTAGTTGCGATCTCTACAAATCTGCCTTCCTCACCTACGATCGGATAATTAATGTGCCAGAAAAATCCGTCCTGATCCTCATGTTCTACCTCTGCATCAGAGATGGAAGTCTGGCATACCGGACACCAGTTGATGATTCTGGAACCTTTGTAAATATATCCTTTCTCATACAGACGGATAAATACTTCCTGTACAGCCTTGGAGCATCCTTCGTCCATTGTGAAGCGTTCTCTCTCCCAGTCTGCAGAAGCACCGAGTTTCTTCAGCTGGTTGATGATCTTTCCGCCGTACTCTTCTTTCCATGCCCACGCATGTTTAAGGAATTCTTCACGTCCGATATCGAGTTTGTCGATTCCTTCTTTTTTCAGTTTATCGATAACCTTAACCTCTGTTGCGATTGCAGCATGGTCGGTTCCCGGCTGCCACAGAGCTTCGTATCCCTGCATTCTCTTGAAACGGATCAGGATATCCTGCATGGTTTCATCAAGTGCATGTCCCATATGAAGCTGGCCGGTTACGTTCGGCGGCGGCATTACGATTGTAAATGGTTTCTTATCTGGATTTACTTTTGCGTGGAAGTATCCGTTGTCCATCCATTTCTGATAAAGGCGGTCTTCCAGACCCTTTGGGTCATATGTTTTTGCAAGTTCTTTGCTCATAATTTCCTCCTGATTAAAAAAAGCATCTCCCATCTACTGTAATTGCATTTTTTCGCCTTGTCAAGACGGATTGTGCATTTTTCACAGAATCTGGGAGATTTGCTTTCCTGTATTATTTTTTCAAATCGTCATTCAACGGATTTCAGCGATTCTACCATATCGATCTTTTTCAGTTTTTTATGCATAAAGATGTTTACCACAGCTGAAAAGATACAGGTGATCACCGCACAGTACAAAAAGCTGAGTGGAGCAATGTTTCTTCCAAACATGACCGCATCCACCTCTACTGTGACAATAATAAAGCGATGGAGCAGGATACCAAATCCTGAGCCAAACAGAATTCCTGCGATCGTCAGAATGATATTCT contains the following coding sequences:
- a CDS encoding valine--tRNA ligase, encoding MSKELAKTYDPKGLEDRLYQKWMDNGYFHAKVNPDKKPFTIVMPPPNVTGQLHMGHALDETMQDILIRFKRMQGYEALWQPGTDHAAIATEVKVIDKLKKEGIDKLDIGREEFLKHAWAWKEEYGGKIINQLKKLGASADWERERFTMDEGCSKAVQEVFIRLYEKGYIYKGSRIINWCPVCQTSISDAEVEHEDQDGFFWHINYPIVGEEGRFVEIATTRPETLLGDTAVAVNPDDERYKDLIGKMLKLPLTDREIPVIADEYVDKEFGTGCVKITPAHDPNDFEVGKRHNLEEINILNDDATINSLGGKYAGMDRYEARKAMVADLEAQGLLVKVVPHNHSVGTHDRCGTTVEPMIKPQWFVRMDEMAKAAMESLRPGELEFVPASFGKTYLHWLENIRDWCISRQLWWGHRIPAYYCDECGEVVVAREMPEKCPKCGCTHFHQDEDTLDTWFSSALWPFSTLGWPDKTPELEYFYPTDVLVTGYDIIFFWVIRMVFSALEQTGEVPFHHVLIHGLVRDSQGRKMSKSLGNGIDPLEVIDKYGADALRLTLITGNAPGNDMRFYWERVESSRNFANKIWNASRFIMMNLEGKTVTEPADLNELCLEDKWILSKLNTVIREVTDNMDKYELGIAVQKVYDFLWDELCDWYIEMAKVRLWKAEEDPKAANNALWTLRTALTEGLKLLHPYMPFITEEIYCTLLPEEESIMISDWPVFQEAWSFPEAEKAVESFKEAIRGIRNTRTEMNVPMNRKTSLYIVGKDADTCARYEACKKSFVNLAFAKEILVQESKDGIGEDAVSVVVSDAVVYMPLEDLVDREKEIERLKKEQERLAKEIARCQGMLSNPNFVNKAPEAKVNAEKEKLQKYEEMMEKVKTQLTQMDK